Within Paenibacillus sp. RUD330, the genomic segment GTAGAAGCGGTGGCCCATGGCGCCAAGGCCTGCCATGAGCGCTCCTTCATGGAGGCGGTGGCGGGCGAAGCGGGCTTCCAGCCCTTCCTCCAGCACGAGGCGCAAGCCTTCCCGGAGCGCGTACAGCATGGAGGTCATCTCGGTATGGTGGTTGAGCCGCGCCGGACTCCAGTAATCCTGCAGCTGGCTGAGATCGAGGTAGTTGCTGGGGATGACGCTCCGCCCTCCCTCCGCTTCGGCAGGCGGCAGCGGCAAGGCGCGCCTTGCCGTGGCGTAGCTTGCGCTTGGTGCGGACGCCGCGGACGCGGATGGCGCAGATGCCGCTGACGAGGATGGCGCGCAGGAAGCCGGCGCTTGCAGGCCGCGCTCCACCCTCTTGCGCGCGAGCAGCTTGCGCTCGGCGCGGTCGTTATAGGTGACCGGCGCCAAGCCCGACGGCACGGAGAGGCATTTCTGCGTCCCTCCGACGACGGCATCGAGGCACCAGGCATCGGTCTCGACCGGCACGCCGCCGAGCGTGGCGACGGCGTCCACGGCGATCAGAATGTCCCGTTCCCGGCAGGCGCGGCCGATCTCGGCAAGCGGCTGCACGCGGCCCGTCGACGTTTCTCCGTGCACGATCAGCACGACCTGCGGCCTGCATTCCTCGATGGCTGCGATCACTTCATCGGATTCAAAGACAGTGCCCCATTCTTTCTCTATCGTATAGACCTCCGCCCCGAGCCTCTGGGCGATTTCCTGCAGCAAATAGCCGAACCGTCCGAAAATCGGGACGAGCACCCGGTCTCCCGGCTCAATCAGCGCGGCCAGCACCGCCTCGATGCCGGATCTGGACGTGCCGTCCACCGGATAAGCCCAGCGGTTCGTCGTGCGGAACAGCTCCCGCAGCATCTCCATCGTCTCGTTCATGAGGCCCGTGAACTCCGGATCGAACTGGCCGAGGATGCCGTGGCTCATCGCCCGCAGCACGCGGGGATCGACCTCCACCGGTCCAGGCGTCATGATGATTCTCGGAGACGGGGAAAGGTCGGCATATCGTTTCATGGCAATCTCTCCTCATAAGCAAGCTCGTATAATACGTCCATCAACACGGCCATCCCCCGCTTCAGCGCCTCGGGCTCCGTATATTCCAGCGGGGAATGGCTGATGCCGCCGCGGCTCGGCACGAACAGCATCGCGGCCGGACAGATGCCCTGCAGCAGCTGTGCGTCATGCCCGGCTCCGCTCGCCATCCGGCGGCTGCCGAGGCCGAGGCCGGCAGCCGAAGCTTCCAGCATGGCCGCAAGGCCGGGATGCATGCGAGCCGGAGCCGCATCCATCCACAGCGTCGATTCCAGCTTCAAGCCGCGGCGGTCCGCAATAGCGCCGAAGGTGCGGAG encodes:
- a CDS encoding alanine--glyoxylate aminotransferase family protein, whose product is MKRYADLSPSPRIIMTPGPVEVDPRVLRAMSHGILGQFDPEFTGLMNETMEMLRELFRTTNRWAYPVDGTSRSGIEAVLAALIEPGDRVLVPIFGRFGYLLQEIAQRLGAEVYTIEKEWGTVFESDEVIAAIEECRPQVVLIVHGETSTGRVQPLAEIGRACRERDILIAVDAVATLGGVPVETDAWCLDAVVGGTQKCLSVPSGLAPVTYNDRAERKLLARKRVERGLQAPASCAPSSSAASAPSASAASAPSASYATARRALPLPPAEAEGGRSVIPSNYLDLSQLQDYWSPARLNHHTEMTSMLYALREGLRLVLEEGLEARFARHRLHEGALMAGLGAMGHRFYGDPACKLAVVACIEIPDGIDGESVRSMLLEQFGIEIASSFGPLKGRIWRIGTMGYSSSKRNVLLLLGALEAALLRHGADLPAGAAVQAALRAYEEAAS